The Sesamum indicum cultivar Zhongzhi No. 13 linkage group LG6, S_indicum_v1.0, whole genome shotgun sequence genomic interval GATCTATCAACGCTCATGTGATCCAAGTCAAGCAAATTCTCCATTCGTCTAGATGACCCTGGtaaaaaagtgaagaaaatgAGGTTGGGACCTAAAAGAGTATAATAATTGATACATATAAGGTGCAGGGCTGAAATTTGGAAGAGTGATCCTTCTTGCAGTTAATTAGGCAACAATAAACACATCAGTAAGACCATCAATCTCAGTAAAAGAAATTATCCAAAGTGGTGCCATATCCACGGCACAACTGCTCCGTAAACTATAAGTTAACCACTACATTTAAACTGGGAGACAAAAGAGAACTTCAACAATTTCATAGGAATATAATTTAGCAAAGATGCAAGGGATATATATCTTACCTCCTTCGGAGCTTTCAGTAGAACTAAATGAAGGTGGCTTTGAATGACAAATAATACTTGCTTCATTGGTCTTTTCTCTAGCTTGACAACTATTAGAGGAAGCAGTATGACATCTTCCCTCACAAGCTATGGATCTGCATAAAACAATGAAGTTATAGCCAGTACACCTGACAGTACTTTTCTGAGCAAGACATAACACGGGGACAGATAacacataataatatgaaaatacaaccaggtaaacaaaataaacattatgGAGAAAGATGCTCATATATAATCAGGAGTTAAGGAAAAATAATCGTACCACTAAATGATGCACCACAAGAAGACCGTTGTATAACAATATGTCTTAGTTGCATATAGAGGgataaataatgtaaaatggTGAGCTTCTCAGGTCCGAGTAGTCGAAACGGTTGATTAGAATTAGCACTTGCAGCACTTCTATGTACCAGTTAAACTTATATAAGAATCCAAGTAGAAACTACCATAATCATACAATCTTAATATCAAATCCAAATAACAACAATATGCAGAAGCCAGCATAACAGTCAATTGATCCTTCCACCAACTGCttgagaagaaacaaaatcaatcTCCGAATCAGGTGCATATTGTGTACACGATGCAAGAATAAGACAAAGAAGATGTAACCTAGAATAAGAGCAAGGTAAAAGGTATTCACCGGTCAATCCAGCCAGATCTTGCTCTCGgaaaattgtcaaatattGGCAACAAATCCTTGTGTCTTATCTCAATTTCATGTGAAGGAGCCATCTCAATTTCAAACTCCCCACCCAAATAACATTCTGCTCTTGGAGGTTCCATTAAGTGGAAACGCATCTAATTAACAATGCAGATTAGTTATATAAACCACCATAGAACCAATAACATGAATATCAAAGCAGAAGTACCTTCGACTTTTGCCATAGGGGTAATCTGCAGGAGTTTATTTGCACTTCAGCATTTGAAAGATACCAATGCGATCTCTCAGAGGACTTCAGTGAATCAGTCTTACCTGGCTTCTTCTCTCCAGCACTTGGATTCTCCTTTAAAACCATTTTGGAGTCATCATCAATCTCAGGATCATTCAATCCATCAAAGAAACTCCCAGAAATACACTCCTCTCTCTCCATGTTATCTAATCTTCTGCACACATCCCACCATTGAATAGGTTCAACTTTCACCCTTAACTCCTCACTTTGCGCATTGGCTTGTGGAGCTGGCATAGACTCAGTTTTATTCTCACTTCGTTCAAGCCCCATAGGGGACACAATTTCATGTTGAACCACAAAGCCTGATGGGGCAAAAACTAAGATATGCTCCAGTGAACTACCACTCAACTTAACATCCAGTGAACCAGTAGAATTAGACTTGTGGAAAATTGCAGCAACAGCTCCAGATGGAACCCATAACTTACCCACCATTGAAGCAGCAGCATTGCTAACTGAATTAAGCAAGCCAGAATCACTGCACTTTATCCTGGTGACAACAGAGAGGGTGCAAGAAGGTGGGGGCAAAGAATGTTGCTCATTCAATGTGAAAGTTGGAGTAGACCACCATGGTGGAGTCGAAGCTAAAAACAGAGAAGTACCTCTTCCTTGCGCATGTAGTGTTTGAAACCCATCACCTCCCCCAAAGGGGGACAAAGCAAATATATGGCAAGTTCCTCTTGATGATACGATAGCAATCCACTGACTGTAATGACTAAAGCAGATATCTTGGATGACCTGATGAAGAAATTAACAGAggccaagaaaataaaaaatgttgagACCTAGAAAGAGAAGATGTTATTACAGAATATATAGCAAAACAAGCAGTGAGCATATACTTACAGCACTAGTCATTCCGCGATACAGCTTGTAAAGATGGACATAAGAAGTGCTCCAGTCACCTGTACCTGATCCACTGGCTTTGTGAGAACGCATGATgcgaaatatatttatgttatttccATGAACAGAGGCAGTAACCAGAAGGGTCCCACTTGGATCAAAACATAAAGCAGATATTGGACTCGTATGAGCCCTAAATTGCGATATAATCTCAGAGGAAACGAGGTCCTTCACGGCAACCTGCATTTGACAAATTCAATAAGGAAAAGAGAATGTTAGTCTGACTAAGTTTAAACTTATTAATCATTAAGTTTATACTTTATTAGCACTTACAACGCCAGCATTTTCTGGTTCATATGCTGCTAGCTTCCCAGCTTTCCAGCCTGGAGAACTAGGACTTTCAGGAAGGAGCTCTGGATAATACTTGGATAATTTCTTATATCCCATGTCTCCTAATGTGAGTAATCCAGCAGCTAAGTGTTTGCTGGATTCCACTGCATAACGCGCCATCATTGTGCCACTGCCAGGATATGTCGATGGACTAACACTTGACGTGAGGCTCTTTGGACTCACCCGACTAGTATTTAACAGGAATGGTCGATTAGGAGGATAAGCCAACCACCTTGGGCCCACAGCCATTGGACCATAACCTGTGTTGATCCCGAAAGATCCTTGCTCTCCAACTCGAGGAACAGGATAGGTGACAACTATGAATTTTTTCTCAAGAGTAAGGGTGTCAAAGCAGTAAACCTGCTCAAAATATAGATGAAATTGGCCCTCATCTCATCAGTGTCGGTAAAAATCTGAACTGAGGTGAATGTATCAGCACGTTACATATGcttaacaaatataaacaaaGTTAAAACCATCCGTCATATCTTATTTGTACCAGACCACATCTGCCGAAACAACTATATATCCTACACATAAGAAAGTCTGTGGTTGTAATTTAGGCAATTCTTCAATTTGTCTTAGTGTTCATAATGTTTCCTAAGGCAGGATAActgagagaaaaatacaaaacctaATGCCCCTTGCCACAGCCGTATACGGAAAATGCAAAACATAAAGTAGAAGAGACCAAGCAGGAAAAGGAAAGGTTGCATCAAGGTTTCATAATAAGGGAAAAGAAATATGAAGACTAAAAGCCAACAAATGATGATTTCTTGTCCCACTATTTCGTAGGCATCTTACTTAGTTAAAGGAAATGCTACATGATAATAGCTACCtgcttctttctctcttttttatctttttctacattttttttgtgtgtgataAGAAGTGGTACATCAATGAATCTCATATTGGCAAATACTTACTTGTTCTTCAAGACCAATAGCTACTACTCGGCGGCTGCATCTAACCATAAATACTGCAGACTTAAAGTCAATGACCTTTACATATTCATTCGATCTCATTGAGTAAAACCGAACAGAACTAGGGGGGTCAAAAGAACTGTATGATGACTCTGCCACATCACATCTGACATGCGCTGGCACAGTATGTGGGGTGATTCTTTCTTCCTCATTTCCTCCAACAATAACCAGCATGGGATGACAAGAACTGTACTTTCCAGTACCATCACAATTTGCAGGAGCTGGAAGCATCTGTAAGAAGGTAACTGGTCCTTCACGCCTGGAAACCAATTCACTTAAACCAGAAGCATCCTCAACATCGAACACTTGAAAACCCTTTAGGTAACCAAGTAATAGGACATGCCTCAAGGTAGTTGGACTAAGCTCTAACTTATCAAAGCCAGCCCATAATACCTGATTCACAGAAAGGTCAGCTGTATGTCAACAACTGAAGCAACCTGATTAACAACAAGTTGTCATCAAAGAAGCAAACCAAACGACTGTTGACCCTATGACAAGATGAAAGCAACAATTAAGagttttttttgctaattttgaGTAAAGGAGTTTTAAGATGTTGACTctaaataaacaatacaaGCACCTACAATTTTTGCATAGTAGTGtgaaatgtattttaatatagttAGTCAGGTCATACGATAGCtagatattaaaaatagagtaCCACACCACCCTGAGACAAATTGACAAAGGGCCATTGTCGTATTGCTTTCTTTCAGAATTGAAGAGATGATTAAGAATGAAAAAGGCATGCTTGTATCCcagaaaatttacattttaaaatgaagttcTGACACAATTCATCCAAATGATAACAATGAAAGTATGAAACAAACAATTGAATGTTTCTATACTTAAGCACTACTACACGTCAATCAAGTGTATTGTAACAGTAAAACCCTGTGTGGGCATGAGGATTTTGGTGaggaaagaaacagaaaatcaTATGGAGAACAACTTTGGTTTTTGTTTCCTGGgtattaaggaaaaaaaattgcaggAAAGTATCACGTAATAAGGAAAGCTTTTTCAAGAGAAAAACCTATTGTATTTGGCAATCTATCCTCCTTCTAGCAGCCATCATGTCCGTCCTTCCTATTTTTCCGTAGACATCaacataatttgaaattttgataatttatatgattCTCTTTCCCATTACCTGACCTTTTTCCTTTGCTCATCAAACCCTAAAGCAAACAAACTGCCGTAAAGATATCAAAAGAAATCATTTCAATTATAAGAACTCAAACTAAGGGACTATGGTCAAGAAAATCAACGAAGATATACGATTTAGGAGAGCAGTATTGACACAATTTCTTTATGATCACAAAGAGACAAACAATCTGATAACTTTTACCATTTAGAAGAGATGTCATCTTCGCGCATATGTTTCATGATaacaaacacaaataaaacaactgatggtattttgtaattatcgCCTCCAACCAAATCAAAAACACAATCAACTAAGAAGATCAACAAAAATCAGTTTAAGTACTAAATGATTTGTGAAGTTAAGAAAATAAGATtcgtattaatattttaattcaatcaagaacatcaaacaattaatttatagatagAAATCATCTCAAACAAACCAAGAAATCCTGAAGTAAAGGGATACAATAAACACGGCGAAGAAAGAATAGCACACTCCAGAAAAAAACAGGTGGCCTTGGCTATGAAACCTTCAGAATGGAATTTGTACAGCtcttctaaattatatatcaaaaataaaaaataggtcAAATTTCTATAACTAACAACTCGAATTCAATCAAGACAAGAAACGACCAAATACAATAACAGAAACGATCTTAATTAGACGAATCACAAAACCACTAAAGTCGAGAATCGCAAGAAAGTAGACGtttacaaaaaggaaaaaacgaACGCGAAACGGAACTGCAGATAATACACTTAGAAAgaagttataaaaatagacCTGCTCTTTCCGATCGTCTCCGGAAGAGGAAATGGAGGCGGCGACAGAAGCACCGGCGGAGCGCACAGCGGTGCTAGCATTCGTCGACACCGTTTTGATACAAGAAGAAATAATTCTCAAGGAATTAGGCAGCAGTTTGCTGTTCTTCCCCTTGCCTTTCCTCATTCTTAGATACAGTTTTTCCTTACTATCCTTACTTATCTCTCAACCGTTCCCAACCACCGCCGCCTCACCGGTAACTTCCGATTCTAGTCCACTGCCGTCGTGCACCGCCGCACAGGCCGACGCGTCAGCCGTACTTCCGATCATCAAATTCAACGCTCGCCGGATAAATGAGACACCGACGCGAAACAGTCGCAATATTTTCcgattttttcctaatttaatCGGCTAGTTTTTGGTGAGTTTTCGGAGTTTGACTTGAAGCGAATGCTTTTCTTTACTGTTTCTGGACTCGgcctccatatatatatacccgcACGCGATCCCCCTCCGCTTATTGTGTTTGTTTGCTCTGTAAGCAAATCTATCCCCAGactaaaactcaaaattaaaaagaaaaaacaaaatttcactgtgaattatttccttttctctcttttacaaaattattactacatttattactatttgtttgaattttgactgCAGCCTGCCTTTGCCCCTTGCTTCACACTACTAAATACTTACCAAACTTAACACCAATGCATTattggaaataaataaatctatttagAGCTCACTActtaaattatctaatttatccattttgcaaagaaaaaaaaagggttgaACGATTCATAAACCTTAGAGTTGTTTCAAGATAAATTTGTAATACTCAGGAGTTAGAATAGAAAATTGTGTAGAGcttgttcaaaataaatttataagactTATTCGAAATCAAAACGGACAACGAGACACAATTGCAAGCTACATCACCTAATATTAGATGCCCGCAATGTGCTTTACTagataattatcatataatggATGATATAATGAttggtatattttaaaaagagagaggggggagggggggggggaacaattttatattttgaattaagtaAATAGGATAAAAGGTACACTGCTATTCATGATCCAAGTTTATCTTCAATAACTGATTATTGATTGGAAAGTCTTGATTCTTGAGATTAGCGTTGGGTGCGGAGAAAGGGAAAGAAAGGTagaggaagaaagaaacaacAGCTGTTTTCGTGCAGACACAATTTGGGAAAGGCAAAAAGGATAAGTACATTAGGCACTCGAATCGAATAGCTGTTGCGTCCTTTGCCAATCAAGAAGGAGCCCTACTCCACGTCCCCATCAACAGATTCAACATTTGtggtgtatgtatatatgatgtatATGGTAGGGTTAACGCTAACAGCAGTTAGGTTTCAAATCCCATACCAGGCCCAATTCCTTGATAACCTACCCGGCCCGACCCCAGACTAGATGGACCTTTGAACCGGGCTATGGTAACATAACTGTTAAGTAAAGAAGctgcaaatataatttacatgtAATATCGGAACCACCTTGTATTTTACATAACAGTGTCTAGTCCTATGATGAATTTTGGTCTCTGAGCAAATGCCTACTTCTCTACATCTATAGATATGCTAATACTAACCAAAATAGTGTGCCATTTAAGCTTCAATGGCCATCTGCGTCTGCAGAGTTAAACCGCCTACGCCTACGCCTCGGCCGAAGCTGTACTTTTCAGCACTGAAAAGCTCCTTATAATACTTCTTCCAACTTGAtagttttttacatttttttataatgtctGAGCTCCCACAGCTCCCTCTTAGAAGCAGCAACACCTGCATCCACAAACCGGTTGTTGATCAATACACGTTTTTAATGTCGCTCattattttatgatgataATGTCGCAGGCAGGCAGGCAGGCAGGCAGGCAGTATAAGGAGAAAGGAGAAGGGCCAATTAAATTGTCCAAGGTGCCGTTCAGAAATAAGAAggcaaaatattgaaattgagCGTGCCTGACTCATTCGAGGGCGCTTGATTGAAGATTGTTGCACGCAAAGGGAAGCTGCCAAAATCATGAGATTCATTTGCATGGGGTTGTAGGCTTCAGCGAGCGAGGGGTCTATAAGCTCGCtaatcttgttcttcttcagCAGGGGTTTAGCCTACCATACAAGTAAACAGCATTAGCGACTTTTCAAATGCTGTTCAGAAGAAGGCATGTTGCAATTAG includes:
- the LOC105163210 gene encoding autophagy-related protein 18g, with the protein product MRKGKGKNSKLLPNSLRIISSCIKTVSTNASTAVRSAGASVAASISSSGDDRKEQVLWAGFDKLELSPTTLRHVLLLGYLKGFQVFDVEDASGLSELVSRREGPVTFLQMLPAPANCDGTGKYSSCHPMLVIVGGNEEERITPHTVPAHVRCDVAESSYSSFDPPSSVRFYSMRSNEYVKVIDFKSAVFMVRCSRRVVAIGLEEQVYCFDTLTLEKKFIVVTYPVPRVGEQGSFGINTGYGPMAVGPRWLAYPPNRPFLLNTSRVSPKSLTSSVSPSTYPGSGTMMARYAVESSKHLAAGLLTLGDMGYKKLSKYYPELLPESPSSPGWKAGKLAAYEPENAGVVAVKDLVSSEIISQFRAHTSPISALCFDPSGTLLVTASVHGNNINIFRIMRSHKASGSGTGDWSTSYVHLYKLYRGMTSAVIQDICFSHYSQWIAIVSSRGTCHIFALSPFGGGDGFQTLHAQGRGTSLFLASTPPWWSTPTFTLNEQHSLPPPSCTLSVVTRIKCSDSGLLNSVSNAAASMVGKLWVPSGAVAAIFHKSNSTGSLDVKLSGSSLEHILVFAPSGFVVQHEIVSPMGLERSENKTESMPAPQANAQSEELRVKVEPIQWWDVCRRLDNMEREECISGSFFDGLNDPEIDDDSKMVLKENPSAGEKKPGKTDSLKSSERSHWYLSNAEVQINSCRLPLWQKSKMRFHLMEPPRAECYLGGEFEIEMAPSHEIEIRHKDLLPIFDNFPRARSGWIDRSIACEGRCHTASSNSCQAREKTNEASIICHSKPPSFSSTESSEGGSSRRMENLLDLDHMSVDRSPILVTHAASDLNTERDESGSFKVSLMDQRYRPIIPIPSVNSHVNFLVDHATISRSSSLGNEIPLLNVDNTDSAVDVMPSRTEETVDFAHLFKEEYCYKPEVGTDEMGNRGNSHEEGKPEDEGWIGGMFDFSEEG